Proteins encoded within one genomic window of Saccharopolyspora pogona:
- a CDS encoding DUF6924 domain-containing protein: MKSLPQSGETLLIRTDFSDQESWEALRTAVTTPNEDGFLANVHLVDDPAYRDVTAEQLAALLDPHSLLIVADKLAITSPEQPLISIYRAEEGTEQLRVIAEELWSIENNISLANMDWDEFTSAAADDDGIFRGF; this comes from the coding sequence ATGAAAAGCTTGCCGCAGTCTGGCGAAACTCTCCTGATCCGCACTGACTTCTCCGATCAGGAGAGCTGGGAAGCGTTGCGGACGGCTGTTACGACACCAAACGAGGACGGCTTTCTGGCGAACGTCCACCTCGTGGATGATCCCGCCTATCGTGATGTGACCGCCGAACAGCTCGCGGCGCTGCTTGACCCCCATTCGCTTCTCATCGTTGCTGACAAGCTCGCCATCACCTCCCCCGAACAGCCGTTGATCAGCATCTACCGAGCTGAAGAAGGAACCGAGCAGCTGCGAGTCATCGCCGAGGAGTTGTGGTCGATCGAAAACAATATCTCCCTCGCCAACATGGACTGGGACGAGTTCACCAGTGCCGCCGCCGACGACGACGGCATCTTCCGGGGCTTCTGA
- a CDS encoding Tn3 family transposase: MLYCRAREITDTLVDLLIATVHKINARAERRVVDEFVADLKRVSGKENILFRITEAAVGDPDGVVRDVVFPAAGGVGTLMDLLAEYKTKGNAFRQHKQRVFKASYTNHYRAGLIELIDALEFRSHNTVHRPVLDALELIKRYRVETTHATQYYARGEHVPVDGVIPADLAELLHRVDKRGRSRVQRTVYECGVFQTLRERLRCKEIWVVGAEKWRDPDEDLPADFEAKRAENYAALRKPANADTFVAELREEMHAELTALHDALPRLDWLDFKANRKQGAIVLTPYDAAPEPRNLRRLKQAVRARWGVVPLLDMLTETALRTGCLAAFTPVGTRGEIDPAVLAERLLLLIYAYGTNTGVRAVAAGDHGHSEDELRRRGLTPLFTSNMTPYGDIQLDTSRRLAIGDITDQQPAEPAESAEE; encoded by the coding sequence TTGCTGTACTGCCGAGCACGGGAGATCACCGACACGCTGGTGGATCTGCTGATCGCCACGGTGCACAAAATCAACGCCCGCGCCGAGCGGCGGGTGGTGGATGAGTTCGTGGCCGACCTCAAACGGGTGTCGGGCAAGGAGAACATTCTGTTTCGCATCACCGAGGCCGCCGTTGGCGACCCGGACGGAGTGGTGCGGGACGTGGTGTTCCCGGCCGCCGGTGGGGTGGGCACGCTGATGGACCTGCTGGCCGAGTACAAGACGAAGGGCAACGCGTTTCGTCAGCACAAGCAGCGAGTGTTCAAAGCCTCCTACACCAACCACTACCGGGCCGGGTTGATCGAGCTGATCGACGCGCTGGAGTTCCGCTCGCACAACACCGTGCACCGCCCGGTGCTGGACGCCCTGGAGCTGATCAAGCGGTATCGCGTGGAGACCACCCACGCCACCCAGTACTACGCGCGCGGCGAGCACGTGCCGGTCGACGGGGTGATCCCCGCTGATCTGGCCGAGCTGCTGCACCGGGTCGACAAGCGCGGCCGGTCGCGGGTGCAGCGCACCGTCTACGAGTGCGGCGTGTTCCAAACGCTGCGGGAACGGTTGCGGTGCAAGGAAATCTGGGTGGTCGGCGCCGAGAAGTGGCGCGACCCAGACGAGGACCTGCCGGCGGACTTCGAGGCCAAGCGGGCGGAGAACTACGCGGCACTGCGCAAGCCGGCCAACGCCGATACGTTTGTGGCTGAGTTACGGGAAGAGATGCACGCCGAGCTCACCGCTCTGCACGATGCCCTTCCCCGGTTGGACTGGTTGGACTTCAAGGCCAATCGCAAGCAAGGCGCGATTGTGCTGACCCCGTACGACGCCGCGCCCGAGCCGCGCAACCTGCGCCGATTGAAGCAGGCGGTACGCGCCCGGTGGGGTGTGGTGCCGCTGCTGGACATGCTGACCGAGACCGCGCTGCGCACCGGCTGCCTGGCGGCGTTCACCCCGGTGGGCACCCGCGGCGAGATTGACCCAGCGGTGCTCGCCGAACGGCTGTTGCTGCTCATCTATGCCTACGGGACCAACACCGGAGTTCGGGCGGTAGCGGCCGGCGACCACGGGCACAGCGAGGACGAGCTGCGCCGGCGCGGTCTCACCCCACTGTTCACCTCGAACATGACGCCCTACGGGGATATCCAGCTCGACACCAGCCGCCGCCTGGCCATCGGCGACATCACCGACCAGCAGCCGGCGGAACCTGCCGAATCCGCCGAGGAGTAG
- a CDS encoding recombinase family protein: MELGYARVSTTHQDLERQLDALGKHGIPDERIYADKKTGATINRPGFTELLRYARDGDTIVATNLDRLGRNLRECLNVVHDLREQGIGIKTLKDPIPIDTTDDSPMAELAVALLALFAHMERVFMRERAAHAREVAQAKGKLPGRPRKLDANQLAAARAALDAGQPVDQVATAFGVSRATLYRHLTEQVEEQTAADQQ; this comes from the coding sequence ATGGAACTCGGCTACGCCCGCGTGTCCACCACGCACCAGGACCTCGAACGCCAGCTCGACGCGCTGGGCAAGCACGGCATCCCCGACGAGCGGATCTACGCCGACAAGAAGACCGGCGCCACGATCAACCGGCCCGGCTTCACCGAACTACTGCGCTACGCCCGCGACGGCGACACCATCGTCGCGACCAACCTGGACCGGCTCGGCCGCAACCTGCGCGAATGCCTCAACGTCGTGCACGACCTGCGCGAGCAGGGGATCGGGATCAAGACGCTGAAGGACCCGATCCCGATCGACACCACCGACGACTCGCCGATGGCCGAGCTGGCCGTCGCGCTGCTGGCGTTGTTCGCGCACATGGAGCGAGTGTTCATGCGGGAACGCGCGGCGCACGCCCGCGAGGTCGCCCAGGCCAAAGGCAAACTCCCCGGCCGTCCCCGCAAGCTCGACGCCAACCAGTTGGCGGCAGCCCGGGCCGCACTGGACGCCGGCCAACCGGTCGACCAGGTCGCAACAGCGTTCGGCGTCTCCCGCGCCACTCTCTATCGCCACCTCACCGAGCAGGTTGAGGAGCAGACAGCCGCTGATCAGCAGTGA
- a CDS encoding SMI1/KNR4 family protein, with protein MDIQPFSITEWRTFLRHYSSKFLDNSSSLRVIEENGAGTFVRSHVQREGWIGYEPASADAIVAAEERLGTRLPPTYRNFLMASNGFGYVDHVDLLNVDEIGWLPERDPDLVDAWSFGIDDVDREMFERSLLIARDDGGPGVCWLLYSDDAAEDGEWAAYEWFTGDGSSPDDDRYDNFGALLLDAAQRLDAD; from the coding sequence GTGGACATTCAGCCCTTCAGCATCACCGAGTGGCGCACGTTCCTGCGTCACTACAGTTCGAAGTTCCTGGACAACTCGAGTTCGCTGCGCGTGATCGAGGAGAACGGGGCCGGAACGTTCGTCAGGAGTCACGTCCAACGTGAGGGATGGATCGGCTACGAGCCGGCCAGTGCGGACGCCATCGTGGCCGCTGAAGAGCGGCTCGGCACTCGACTGCCGCCGACGTACCGGAACTTCCTGATGGCTAGCAACGGCTTTGGCTATGTCGACCATGTCGATCTGCTCAACGTGGATGAGATCGGGTGGCTTCCCGAACGCGACCCAGATCTCGTGGATGCCTGGAGCTTCGGCATTGACGACGTTGATCGCGAGATGTTCGAGCGGAGCTTGTTGATCGCACGAGACGATGGCGGTCCCGGCGTCTGCTGGCTGCTGTATTCCGATGACGCGGCGGAGGACGGTGAGTGGGCCGCGTATGAGTGGTTTACTGGCGACGGCAGCAGTCCTGATGATGATCGTTACGACAACTTTGGTGCGCTGCTGTTGGATGCGGCTCAGCGATTGGACGCCGATTGA
- the mug gene encoding G/U mismatch-specific DNA glycosylase, producing the protein MGNRPSARELAAAEGARIPDVLSPGLRVLFCGINPGLWSGATGFHFARPGNRFWPALHAAGFTPRLLRPDEQAELPGFGLGITNFVARASARAAELSDEELRAGGLALVEKVRRFRPEWVAVVGITAYRVAFGERRATVGRQDRWIEGAGVWVLPNPSGLNAHWTTGTLAAEFRQLRQVAMGEEAPQQGLGGSGG; encoded by the coding sequence GTGGGGAACCGGCCGAGCGCGCGGGAGTTGGCCGCGGCGGAAGGGGCGAGGATTCCAGACGTCCTCTCCCCCGGTTTGCGGGTGCTGTTCTGCGGGATCAATCCTGGTCTGTGGTCGGGTGCCACGGGTTTCCACTTCGCACGGCCGGGCAACCGGTTCTGGCCGGCGTTGCACGCCGCTGGATTCACCCCGCGACTGCTGCGGCCGGACGAGCAGGCGGAGTTGCCTGGTTTCGGGTTGGGCATCACCAATTTCGTGGCGCGGGCCAGCGCGCGGGCGGCGGAGCTCTCCGACGAGGAGTTGCGGGCCGGCGGGTTGGCGTTGGTGGAGAAGGTGCGGCGGTTTCGGCCGGAATGGGTGGCAGTGGTAGGAATCACCGCTTACCGGGTGGCTTTCGGCGAGCGGCGGGCGACGGTGGGCCGGCAGGACCGCTGGATCGAGGGCGCCGGGGTATGGGTGTTGCCGAATCCCAGCGGGCTCAACGCGCATTGGACGACGGGCACCCTGGCTGCGGAGTTCCGCCAGTTGCGGCAGGTCGCGATGGGCGAGGAGGCGCCGCAGCAGGGGCTTGGCGGTAGCGGCGGCTGA
- a CDS encoding tyrosine-type recombinase/integrase — MGTQTELLAATTRTGHTITALISAWLGSFADSADTRAAYARDLREYLAWCIQRDLDPLTMRLPEVQMYAAQLAAVTNPRTGRPFAASTRARKLAAVSSWYTFLVRAGAIDANPARDAARPRYDRRHSTTASVSEQQAAQMLTSSRGYPHRTLDPQAATLAMMLLIDLGIRVSELCNADLADLGQRDGLRVLTVRMKGGKIRTRPIPAPLAPVLDAYLQARPSGVDTSALLVTRNGRRVNRHQVYRLVQALAAQAGVPMPQRITPHSMRHAFNTIARERGAALEDRRDALGHSSAAITQLYDHVALSLTRDPAHLVASATHRTEPESPDSQEESP; from the coding sequence GTGGGGACGCAAACGGAACTGCTGGCCGCGACCACTCGGACCGGCCATACCATCACCGCGTTGATCTCGGCCTGGCTGGGCTCGTTCGCCGACTCCGCGGACACCCGCGCCGCCTACGCGCGCGATCTGCGTGAGTACCTGGCGTGGTGCATCCAGCGCGACCTCGACCCGCTGACGATGCGGCTGCCCGAGGTGCAGATGTACGCGGCCCAGCTGGCCGCCGTGACCAACCCCCGCACCGGGCGCCCATTCGCCGCCTCGACCCGGGCGCGCAAGCTCGCGGCGGTCTCCAGCTGGTACACCTTCCTAGTGCGAGCCGGGGCGATCGACGCCAACCCTGCTCGCGACGCCGCCCGCCCGCGCTACGACCGCCGGCATTCGACGACAGCCAGCGTGTCCGAACAACAAGCGGCGCAGATGCTGACCAGCAGCCGCGGCTATCCGCACCGCACCCTCGACCCGCAGGCAGCGACCCTGGCCATGATGCTGCTGATCGACCTGGGCATCCGGGTCTCCGAACTGTGCAACGCCGACCTGGCCGATCTCGGGCAGCGCGACGGACTTCGAGTGCTGACCGTGCGCATGAAGGGCGGCAAGATCCGTACCCGACCGATCCCGGCTCCGCTGGCCCCCGTCCTCGACGCCTACCTTCAGGCCCGCCCGTCCGGCGTCGACACGTCCGCACTGCTGGTCACCCGGAACGGCAGGCGCGTCAACCGCCACCAGGTCTACCGGCTCGTGCAGGCCCTGGCAGCCCAGGCTGGGGTGCCGATGCCCCAACGGATCACCCCGCACTCGATGCGGCACGCCTTCAACACCATCGCCCGGGAAAGGGGAGCGGCCCTGGAGGACCGCCGCGACGCCCTCGGCCACTCCTCGGCCGCGATCACACAGCTCTACGACCACGTCGCCCTGTCTCTGACCCGCGACCCGGCGCACCTCGTCGCCAGCGCAACGCACCGAACCGAACCTGAATCACCTGATTCCCAAGAGGAATCACCTTGA
- a CDS encoding NADP-dependent oxidoreductase has protein sequence MKAIVATDQAAEAAGITLAERPEPTPAINDVVVEVHASGFVPAEWEWPSTWVDRSGHDRAQAIIGHEFAGVVTSLGYGTTGLSLGQRVFGITDWHRDGTLAEYAAVEARNLAPLPGNVDFTVGASLPISGLTAWQGLFQHGRLQAGQSVLAHGAAGAVGSVVAQLAREFGAYVIGTGRAEDHQAARDFGANEFLDLDDDDLEDIGGVDLVFDVIGGDIQRRSASIIRPGGTLVSVVGPAETRPADGLAVDFVVESVPSQLVEIVDRVRDGRLRTHIGTVATLDDAVPALNPTERRKGKTVIRVRP, from the coding sequence ATGAAGGCAATCGTCGCGACGGATCAGGCCGCGGAAGCAGCCGGGATCACACTCGCGGAGCGACCTGAGCCGACGCCGGCGATCAACGACGTCGTCGTTGAAGTCCATGCGTCGGGCTTCGTCCCTGCAGAGTGGGAGTGGCCCTCGACGTGGGTCGATCGCTCCGGTCACGATCGAGCCCAGGCGATCATCGGCCACGAGTTCGCCGGAGTGGTCACCTCCCTCGGCTACGGCACGACGGGACTCTCGCTGGGACAGCGGGTGTTCGGGATCACGGACTGGCACCGCGATGGAACCCTGGCCGAGTACGCGGCCGTGGAGGCACGCAACCTTGCTCCGCTGCCGGGGAACGTCGACTTCACGGTGGGTGCGAGCCTGCCGATCTCCGGCCTGACCGCATGGCAAGGCCTGTTCCAGCACGGTCGTCTTCAGGCGGGGCAGAGCGTCCTCGCACACGGCGCCGCCGGCGCGGTCGGATCTGTGGTGGCGCAGCTCGCCCGGGAGTTCGGCGCCTACGTCATCGGTACCGGGCGGGCGGAGGACCACCAGGCGGCGCGCGACTTCGGCGCGAACGAGTTCCTCGACCTCGATGACGACGATCTCGAAGACATCGGCGGGGTCGACCTGGTCTTCGATGTCATCGGCGGTGACATCCAAAGGCGCTCGGCGAGCATCATCCGGCCTGGCGGGACGCTGGTGTCGGTGGTCGGGCCTGCTGAGACTCGCCCTGCCGACGGCCTCGCGGTCGACTTCGTCGTCGAGTCCGTTCCGAGTCAGCTGGTGGAGATCGTCGACCGGGTGCGGGACGGGCGCCTTCGCACGCACATCGGAACCGTCGCGACCCTCGACGACGCCGTCCCTGCGCTCAACCCGACCGAGCGGCGCAAGGGCAAGACCGTCATTCGCGTGCGCCCCTGA
- a CDS encoding cytochrome P450 has product MTTAEKHEFPMARTCPFVPPPAYEEIREGEPVSRVRLPDGGWAWVISRHEDVRTVLNDRRFSADRQHPDFPALVEGEAASRRPDEERFLIAMDPPEHGPARRAVLGEFTVRRLEALRPRIQEIVDGQIDVLLAGPRPGDLVDSLSLPVPSLVICEMLGVPYADHEFFQENTVKVIKQSTPPEERWAAMEAIQGYMADLIAEKEENPPDDLLGRQIVKLREDGTYRRTALAGMGLVLLVAGHETTANMISLSTVAFLRNPEQLAMIKADPGRTLNAVEEMLRYFTIIDVATARLCVEDIEVGGQLIKAGEGVLALGYSANRDPRAFENPDELDIERGARHHVAFGFGPHQCLGQNLARMELQIVFDTLFRRVPTLELAVDVDELPFKDDANIYGLYQLPVTW; this is encoded by the coding sequence ATGACTACCGCCGAGAAGCACGAGTTTCCCATGGCACGTACGTGCCCGTTCGTGCCGCCGCCGGCGTACGAGGAGATCCGCGAAGGAGAGCCGGTCTCGCGGGTTCGTCTGCCCGACGGCGGGTGGGCCTGGGTGATCAGCCGCCACGAAGACGTGCGAACCGTGTTGAACGACCGGCGGTTCAGCGCCGACCGGCAGCATCCGGACTTCCCAGCGCTGGTCGAGGGCGAGGCGGCGTCTCGACGGCCGGACGAGGAGCGCTTCCTGATCGCCATGGACCCACCCGAGCACGGGCCGGCGCGCAGGGCGGTACTCGGTGAGTTCACGGTGCGCCGGTTGGAGGCGCTGCGGCCGCGGATCCAGGAGATCGTCGACGGGCAGATCGACGTGCTGCTGGCCGGGCCGCGGCCCGGTGACCTGGTGGACTCGCTGTCGCTGCCGGTCCCGTCGCTGGTGATCTGCGAGATGCTGGGTGTGCCCTACGCCGACCATGAGTTCTTCCAGGAGAACACGGTGAAGGTGATCAAGCAGTCGACGCCGCCCGAGGAGCGGTGGGCGGCGATGGAGGCCATCCAGGGCTATATGGCTGACCTCATCGCGGAGAAGGAAGAGAACCCGCCGGACGACCTGCTCGGGCGGCAGATCGTCAAGCTGCGCGAGGACGGCACCTACCGGCGGACGGCACTGGCCGGTATGGGCTTGGTGCTGCTCGTGGCCGGCCACGAGACGACGGCGAACATGATCTCGCTGTCGACCGTGGCGTTCCTGCGCAACCCGGAGCAGCTCGCGATGATCAAGGCCGACCCGGGCAGGACGCTCAACGCGGTCGAGGAGATGCTGCGGTACTTCACGATCATCGACGTAGCGACGGCCCGGCTGTGCGTCGAGGACATCGAGGTCGGCGGGCAGCTCATCAAGGCCGGCGAAGGGGTGCTGGCGCTCGGTTATTCGGCGAACCGGGACCCGCGGGCGTTCGAGAACCCGGACGAGCTCGACATCGAGCGCGGCGCGCGCCACCACGTTGCGTTCGGTTTCGGGCCGCACCAGTGCCTGGGCCAGAACTTGGCCCGGATGGAGCTGCAGATCGTGTTCGACACGCTGTTCCGCCGCGTCCCCACGCTGGAGCTGGCGGTGGATGTCGACGAGCTGCCGTTCAAGGACGACGCGAACATCTACGGCCTGTACCAGCTCCCGGTGACCTGGTAG
- a CDS encoding ketopantoate reductase family protein → MKILMFGRGVIATVYGWALQQAGHDVEFYVRPGRAATYGDAVDLDLFDTRRRVWGQRVVEKWPVRYREALEPDHDFDLIVLSVPHHRLAEATAFLSPRVGQATVLVFGNLWTEPLAAIGALPLDRIAWGFPQAGGGFGADGVLHGALLPSVLFGTLGQPPTDRERAVRRAFRESGLRIKERPDFRGWLWVHFASDAGMFSQGLRLGSLSKLAGARGDLREALLAGRELLPLLEARGVDLRRHRGGLLPFRAPTWLTAPVLAWLTTHVPPARVSLTAHDDPDAEEPREVCRDVLAEARRLGISVPRLEAAEPNFAREGTGRV, encoded by the coding sequence GTGAAGATCCTGATGTTCGGCCGAGGCGTGATCGCCACCGTCTACGGCTGGGCCCTGCAACAGGCCGGACATGACGTCGAGTTCTACGTCCGGCCGGGCCGCGCGGCGACGTACGGGGACGCGGTGGACCTCGACCTGTTCGATACGCGGCGCCGGGTGTGGGGGCAGCGCGTCGTCGAGAAGTGGCCGGTGCGCTACCGCGAGGCGCTGGAGCCGGACCACGACTTCGACCTGATCGTGCTGAGCGTGCCGCACCACCGCCTCGCGGAGGCGACGGCCTTCCTGTCCCCGCGTGTCGGCCAGGCCACGGTCCTGGTCTTCGGCAACCTCTGGACCGAGCCGCTGGCCGCGATCGGCGCACTCCCGCTCGACCGGATCGCCTGGGGCTTTCCCCAGGCCGGTGGCGGTTTCGGCGCGGACGGCGTGCTCCACGGGGCACTGCTGCCGTCGGTCCTCTTCGGCACCCTCGGCCAGCCTCCGACCGACCGGGAGCGGGCCGTGCGCCGGGCGTTTCGCGAGTCCGGGCTCCGGATCAAGGAGCGGCCCGACTTCCGCGGCTGGCTGTGGGTCCATTTCGCCTCGGATGCCGGCATGTTCTCGCAGGGCCTGCGGCTGGGTTCCCTGTCCAAGCTGGCCGGGGCAAGGGGCGACCTGCGCGAGGCGCTGCTGGCTGGCCGCGAGCTGCTGCCGCTCCTCGAGGCGCGCGGCGTCGACCTGCGACGGCACCGGGGCGGTCTGCTGCCGTTCCGGGCGCCCACCTGGCTGACGGCCCCCGTGCTCGCCTGGCTGACTACTCATGTCCCGCCCGCGCGCGTGAGCCTCACGGCGCACGACGACCCCGACGCCGAGGAGCCGCGCGAGGTCTGCCGGGACGTCCTGGCCGAAGCGCGACGGCTGGGCATCTCCGTACCGCGTTTGGAAGCGGCGGAACCGAACTTCGCCCGTGAGGGGACGGGTCGAGTCTGA
- a CDS encoding TetR/AcrR family transcriptional regulator — MNADKPLRADAQRNREALLATAREVFDAGGFFDLRFDDFARLAGVGTGTLYRHFPTREALAEAVYHGEVATLCDRARQLQATLHAAEALATFLRNMVDHIAAHEGLARTLATLMADRSGALAEGSRALEQAVTDLVAAAVRDGAVRDDVDAGAVMMALHGIGAAHDRPGWRAEADDVITLVLDGLRRPRSDG; from the coding sequence ATGAACGCCGACAAGCCGCTGCGGGCCGACGCCCAACGCAACCGCGAGGCCCTGCTCGCCACAGCTCGGGAGGTCTTCGACGCCGGAGGCTTCTTCGACCTGCGCTTCGATGACTTCGCTCGCCTGGCCGGGGTGGGCACCGGCACGCTGTACCGCCACTTCCCCACCCGGGAGGCACTGGCCGAGGCGGTCTACCACGGGGAAGTCGCCACACTGTGCGACCGTGCCCGCCAGCTACAGGCCACACTGCACGCGGCGGAGGCTTTGGCGACCTTCCTACGCAACATGGTCGACCACATAGCTGCCCACGAGGGCCTGGCCCGAACGCTGGCCACGCTCATGGCCGATCGCTCAGGTGCCCTCGCCGAGGGCAGCCGGGCGCTGGAGCAGGCCGTCACCGACCTGGTGGCCGCCGCCGTGCGGGACGGCGCCGTTCGCGACGACGTGGATGCCGGTGCCGTGATGATGGCGCTGCACGGCATCGGCGCGGCCCATGACCGCCCCGGTTGGCGGGCCGAGGCCGACGACGTCATCACCCTCGTGCTGGACGGACTGCGCCGACCGCGCTCGGACGGATAG
- a CDS encoding ISAs1 family transposase yields the protein MSVSHVQDSCSPIAGGFGASVEIGMDVGVAAVGGLVEMLSRVPDPRKPRGVRHRVGSVLAVTVFAALAGAGNFREAGDRAADLPQELLVLAGCRRHLLTGRYVAPSESTIRRVAHDIDADAADEQVCRWLREQAAAAALARGVDVAGGDDHGPEGLVGVAMDGKTLRNTVAPGDPEGSEVKLFSAMLHREAVVIAQLRVPEGTNEITQVAALLKDIDLTGVVVTGDAAHAQHTTAAYLTQDRGGHYALTVKGNQPTLLTQIASVLPPAAPGTAHHAETDRSTGKIVRRQIWVAPANDVDFPGAAQVFRIRRDTFDHAGNHLTKEVVHGITSLTAEQAGADLIARFVRQHWGIENKIHWVRDVVYREDHQHAYTGTGAQVMATLRNLALGLLRLAGITQITRTLERIAADRTRIIPIIAAATSTNRL from the coding sequence GTGTCAGTGTCGCATGTCCAGGATTCGTGCTCGCCGATTGCTGGCGGGTTCGGTGCGTCCGTGGAGATCGGCATGGACGTCGGTGTTGCCGCGGTGGGCGGGTTGGTCGAGATGCTGAGTCGGGTGCCTGACCCGCGCAAGCCGCGCGGGGTTCGTCACCGGGTTGGTTCAGTGCTGGCGGTAACGGTGTTCGCAGCGCTGGCCGGGGCCGGTAACTTCCGGGAAGCGGGGGATCGTGCCGCGGACCTGCCGCAGGAGTTGTTGGTGTTGGCCGGCTGCCGTCGGCACCTGTTGACCGGGCGTTATGTCGCGCCCAGCGAATCGACGATTCGTCGGGTGGCGCACGATATCGATGCTGACGCCGCCGATGAGCAGGTGTGCCGGTGGCTGCGGGAGCAAGCTGCGGCTGCGGCCCTGGCCCGTGGCGTCGATGTGGCCGGGGGTGATGACCACGGACCAGAGGGACTGGTCGGTGTGGCCATGGATGGCAAGACCCTGCGGAACACGGTGGCGCCCGGCGATCCGGAAGGCAGCGAGGTGAAGCTGTTCTCGGCGATGCTGCACCGAGAAGCCGTCGTCATTGCTCAGTTGCGGGTTCCTGAGGGCACCAACGAGATCACCCAGGTGGCCGCGCTGCTCAAGGACATCGATCTGACCGGTGTGGTCGTCACCGGGGACGCCGCGCACGCCCAGCACACCACCGCCGCGTACCTGACCCAGGACCGGGGCGGCCACTACGCACTCACGGTGAAAGGCAACCAGCCCACCCTGCTCACCCAGATCGCCTCAGTGCTCCCGCCGGCCGCGCCGGGCACCGCGCATCACGCCGAAACCGACCGCAGCACAGGCAAGATCGTGCGCCGCCAGATCTGGGTCGCACCGGCCAACGATGTTGACTTTCCCGGTGCCGCACAAGTGTTTCGTATCCGCCGCGACACCTTCGACCACGCGGGTAACCACCTGACCAAGGAGGTCGTGCACGGCATCACCAGCCTGACCGCCGAACAAGCCGGCGCCGACCTGATCGCCCGGTTCGTCCGCCAACATTGGGGCATAGAGAACAAGATTCACTGGGTTCGAGACGTCGTCTACCGCGAAGACCACCAACACGCCTACACCGGAACAGGAGCCCAGGTCATGGCCACCCTCCGCAACCTCGCCCTCGGGCTATTACGCCTGGCCGGAATCACCCAGATCACCCGAACTCTGGAACGTATCGCCGCTGACCGAACCCGAATCATTCCGATCATCGCAGCCGCTACCAGCACAAACCGACTTTGA
- a CDS encoding tyrosine-type recombinase/integrase — protein sequence MDFITDARYGWLATCLEQFGRVPAQILHEWNSVTHVAEFEGQPGRRPLTYEEVQSLFDAADARVDDKRARGRKGALTAMRDSALLKAFYAFGLRRQEMVGLDLADLRHNPKTPDFGRYGALFVRFGKSSNGSPPKRRTVFTVPEMDWIVDVLDHYVTEVRPRLDVGQHPAFWVTERRGRLSKRGANEAFETARQAAALPEELDLHSLRHSMITHLVEFDYPERFVQDQAGHKVAATTAIYTGVSDEYRNRLLKSKLTARHAELWEKP from the coding sequence ATGGACTTCATCACCGACGCCCGTTACGGGTGGCTTGCTACCTGCCTTGAGCAGTTCGGCAGGGTTCCGGCGCAGATCCTGCACGAGTGGAACTCGGTCACCCATGTGGCCGAATTCGAGGGACAGCCCGGTCGTCGTCCGCTGACCTACGAGGAGGTCCAATCGCTGTTCGACGCGGCGGACGCCCGGGTGGACGACAAACGTGCCCGTGGCCGCAAGGGTGCGTTGACCGCGATGCGGGATTCCGCGCTGCTTAAGGCTTTCTACGCATTCGGCCTCCGTCGACAGGAGATGGTCGGCCTGGACCTGGCGGATCTGCGGCACAACCCCAAGACCCCGGACTTTGGCCGGTACGGCGCGCTGTTCGTCAGGTTCGGCAAGTCGTCCAACGGCAGCCCACCCAAGCGCCGCACCGTGTTCACCGTCCCGGAGATGGACTGGATCGTCGACGTTCTCGACCACTACGTCACCGAGGTCCGTCCGCGGCTCGACGTCGGTCAGCACCCGGCGTTCTGGGTGACCGAACGGCGCGGTCGGTTGTCCAAGCGCGGCGCCAACGAGGCGTTCGAGACCGCCCGCCAGGCCGCTGCACTGCCCGAGGAACTCGACCTACACAGCCTCCGCCACTCCATGATCACGCATCTCGTGGAGTTCGATTACCCCGAGAGATTCGTTCAAGATCAGGCAGGTCACAAGGTCGCCGCTACGACGGCGATCTACACGGGTGTGTCGGATGAGTACCGCAACCGGCTGCTGAAGAGCAAGCTCACTGCCCGCCATGCCGAGCTCTGGGAGAAGCCGTGA